Proteins encoded in a region of the Pseudonocardia sp. EC080619-01 genome:
- a CDS encoding ATP-binding cassette domain-containing protein translates to MTFDLSAGKAIALTGANGTGKSTLLRCVAGTDELDDGDVELFGRPLIESDATQRRAVAALLDDVDYFPDLSVLEHLRMISWLHGTENADSVTETVIRDVGLDAAIHQLPPTLSTGQRHRLGLASCFVRPRDLLLLDEPEQRLDKAGREWLGFRLREEKRNGTAVLFASHDQTVISDVADDVVSF, encoded by the coding sequence GTGACGTTCGACCTGTCTGCGGGAAAGGCGATCGCGCTCACCGGTGCGAACGGAACCGGAAAGTCGACGTTGCTGCGATGCGTCGCGGGCACCGACGAACTCGACGACGGCGACGTCGAGCTGTTCGGGCGTCCGTTGATCGAAAGCGATGCGACGCAGCGCCGAGCGGTTGCGGCGCTGCTCGACGACGTCGACTACTTTCCAGACCTGTCCGTCCTGGAACATCTGCGGATGATCTCCTGGCTGCACGGGACCGAGAATGCCGACTCGGTCACCGAGACGGTGATCCGGGACGTCGGTCTGGATGCCGCGATCCATCAGCTGCCGCCGACGTTGTCCACCGGGCAGCGGCATCGGCTCGGACTTGCGTCGTGCTTCGTCCGCCCCCGAGATCTGCTCCTTCTCGACGAACCGGAACAACGGCTGGACAAAGCCGGTCGCGAGTGGTTGGGATTCCGGCTGCGGGAGGAGAAACGGAACGGAACGGCGGTGCTGTTCGCCTCGCATGACCAGACGGTGATCTCCGACGTCGCCGACGACGTGGTTTCGTTCTGA
- a CDS encoding DUF6297 family protein: MSGRTETVGGRPAIPSWKAARRRLRESSGTTVPWRVYAARLFEQALYVVVFGGIAAQAVLATTGPDVPGTAPGPGVPADRTAVALLLTLLAFSVLLKALLAVGPVSTSAATASWLLASPLDRRTALLRTVAGMVVAAVCAGLLWPGMVYVLTGFGVAVSGLGVLASGATAAACVGFAVCAQTARRGVAAGCQTVLSVLAAASAVVLVVDRALGGAVLDGVVPEGLGAATAPAAASALVVVAVVLLGASLYALGWLRRSALSSGHTMAVGLMLSVTSFEFGLLGMLMTERRAIRTGYVRSAPVGMRSRLLGLVAADLVRLVRAPGKLLTVGCLLVVPALFASSGPGPATDYQPAVFTLAAFLVADRLAGTLRTVLRSAGLQRLLGVPRPHLGLALSVVPFAGTVVWCCLAAVIAGGVPVVTVVIASVGSIVVVYRMVTKPPLSFDDGAMFDVGVLGPTPLGLIKQLSRGPMLLLVLMIVQTVVV, encoded by the coding sequence ATGAGCGGTCGCACGGAGACGGTCGGCGGCCGACCCGCCATCCCGTCGTGGAAGGCCGCCCGGCGGCGCCTGAGGGAGTCCAGCGGCACCACCGTGCCGTGGCGGGTGTACGCCGCCCGCCTGTTCGAACAGGCCCTGTACGTGGTCGTGTTCGGTGGTATCGCCGCGCAGGCGGTCCTCGCCACGACCGGGCCGGACGTGCCGGGCACCGCGCCGGGCCCGGGGGTGCCGGCCGACCGCACCGCAGTGGCGCTGCTGCTCACCCTGCTCGCGTTCAGCGTGCTGCTCAAGGCGCTGCTCGCGGTCGGCCCGGTCAGCACGTCCGCCGCGACGGCCAGCTGGTTGCTGGCCTCCCCGCTGGACCGGCGCACGGCGTTGCTGCGCACTGTCGCTGGGATGGTGGTGGCCGCCGTCTGTGCCGGTCTGCTGTGGCCGGGGATGGTGTACGTGCTGACCGGGTTCGGGGTGGCCGTCTCCGGCCTGGGGGTTCTGGCCTCGGGGGCCACGGCTGCCGCGTGTGTCGGCTTCGCCGTGTGCGCCCAGACCGCCCGGCGCGGCGTCGCGGCCGGATGTCAGACGGTGCTGTCCGTGCTCGCCGCAGCGAGTGCCGTCGTGCTGGTGGTCGACCGGGCGCTCGGCGGCGCCGTGCTGGACGGCGTGGTGCCGGAGGGGCTTGGGGCGGCGACCGCCCCGGCCGCCGCCTCCGCGCTGGTCGTGGTCGCCGTTGTGCTCCTTGGGGCGAGCCTGTACGCGCTCGGGTGGCTGCGGCGTTCTGCGTTGTCGTCCGGACACACGATGGCCGTCGGTCTGATGCTGTCCGTCACGTCGTTCGAGTTCGGCCTGCTCGGGATGCTGATGACCGAACGCCGGGCGATCCGGACGGGGTACGTCCGGTCGGCGCCGGTCGGGATGCGGTCCCGGCTGCTCGGGCTCGTCGCCGCGGATCTCGTCCGGCTGGTGCGGGCGCCCGGCAAGCTGCTCACCGTCGGCTGCCTGCTCGTGGTGCCCGCGCTGTTCGCGTCATCGGGACCGGGCCCGGCGACCGACTATCAGCCGGCCGTGTTCACGCTGGCCGCGTTCCTCGTCGCCGACCGCCTGGCCGGCACCCTGCGCACGGTGCTGCGATCCGCGGGTCTTCAGCGGCTGCTCGGTGTCCCGCGGCCGCACCTGGGCCTGGCGCTGAGTGTGGTGCCGTTCGCCGGCACCGTCGTCTGGTGCTGCCTCGCCGCCGTGATCGCCGGCGGGGTCCCGGTCGTCACTGTTGTGATCGCCAGTGTCGGCTCGATCGTGGTGGTCTACCGCATGGTCACCAAGCCGCCGCTGTCCTTCGACGACGGCGCCATGTTCGACGTCGGGGTGCTGGGGCCGACACCACTGGGGCTGATCAAGCAGCTGAGCCGGGGGCCGATGTTGCTGCTCGTCCTGATGATCGTGCAGACGGTCGTCGTCTGA
- a CDS encoding histidine phosphatase family protein, giving the protein MVDATTVVFETHSWSEDNDRSVATGWLPGRLSERGRELAAELGDRRRGDGLDAVFSSDLERAAETTRIAFSGMTLPVFLDWRLRECDYGRLNGAPAAQMAAEKPARIRTPYPGGESWEQALDRVLGFLRDVTSRWQGRRVLVIGHVATRWELDHFVNGISIEELIASDFGWREGWEFTVTSSGLPTAAS; this is encoded by the coding sequence GTGGTGGATGCGACGACGGTGGTGTTCGAGACGCATTCCTGGAGCGAGGACAACGACCGGTCTGTGGCGACCGGTTGGCTTCCAGGCCGGCTCTCCGAGCGTGGACGTGAGCTTGCCGCCGAGCTCGGTGATCGCCGCCGTGGCGACGGGCTGGATGCGGTGTTCAGCTCGGATCTGGAACGGGCGGCGGAGACGACCCGGATCGCGTTCAGCGGGATGACGCTCCCGGTCTTTCTGGACTGGCGCCTGCGCGAGTGTGACTACGGCCGTTTGAACGGTGCCCCGGCAGCGCAGATGGCGGCGGAGAAGCCCGCCAGGATCCGAACCCCATATCCCGGTGGGGAGAGCTGGGAGCAGGCGCTGGATCGTGTTCTCGGGTTCCTGCGCGACGTCACGTCCCGCTGGCAAGGACGACGAGTGCTGGTCATCGGTCATGTCGCCACTCGCTGGGAATTGGACCACTTCGTGAACGGAATCAGCATCGAGGAACTCATCGCCAGTGACTTCGGCTGGCGTGAGGGCTGGGAGTTCACCGTCACTAGCTCCGGCCTACCGACTGCAGCATCGTGA
- a CDS encoding 2-phosphosulfolactate phosphatase yields the protein MGSATDQHPVGTQARYPVRLEWGPVGAAVVSDGCEFAVVVDVLSFTTTLTVACDLGIEVVPCPWRDQRAEALACEHDATLAVGRTAASTGQVSLSPGTLRGAEPMRRLVLPSPNGSNISSRMAGIGATVIGASLRNRTAAATWLTQQANSADRAPQIAVIAAGERWPDQSLRPAIEDLWGAGAVIRALVDQGWERLSPEADAAMHCFDAVSNDVATALHHSAGGVELDDLGFSEDVDIAAELDQSSSTPILLNGIYTS from the coding sequence ATGGGATCGGCGACCGACCAGCATCCCGTCGGGACGCAGGCTCGGTACCCGGTCCGTCTGGAGTGGGGCCCGGTCGGGGCCGCGGTGGTCTCCGACGGGTGCGAGTTCGCCGTCGTGGTCGACGTCCTGAGCTTCACCACGACCCTGACGGTGGCGTGCGACCTCGGAATCGAGGTCGTGCCGTGCCCCTGGCGTGACCAGCGCGCCGAGGCCCTCGCCTGCGAACACGATGCAACGCTGGCCGTCGGCCGGACGGCCGCGAGTACCGGCCAGGTCAGCCTCTCGCCCGGCACACTGCGGGGCGCCGAGCCGATGCGGCGGCTCGTACTGCCGTCGCCGAACGGCTCGAACATCAGCTCCCGTATGGCTGGGATCGGGGCGACGGTCATCGGCGCGAGCCTGCGCAACCGCACCGCGGCCGCAACCTGGCTCACCCAGCAGGCCAACAGCGCTGATCGGGCTCCCCAGATTGCCGTCATCGCCGCCGGTGAACGCTGGCCCGACCAGAGCCTGCGTCCCGCGATCGAGGACCTTTGGGGCGCGGGCGCGGTCATCCGCGCCCTCGTCGATCAAGGCTGGGAACGGCTCTCACCGGAGGCCGACGCGGCTATGCACTGCTTCGACGCAGTGAGCAACGACGTCGCGACAGCCCTGCACCACAGCGCTGGCGGCGTCGAGCTCGACGACCTCGGCTTCAGCGAAGACGTCGACATTGCCGCCGAACTCGACCAGAGCTCATCGACCCCCATACTGCTCAACGGCATCTACACCAGCTGA
- a CDS encoding TetR/AcrR family transcriptional regulator, producing MVESATLAWRAMCGSPPRKPRCRPPGRGCGTMYNTELVCIVIGMSVRRSSPGRPRSRSADAAILAAALDLLIDRGIPSTSVEQVARRAGVTRATVYRRFPDKTRLLIAAIESAWGDPPVAPEITDIEQMITGWAGVLAQPRQRRLLRRLYGAVDDDPELAAAYRERLGGARDRMRRDAIAATRDAGRLPGDTDPEVLLDLLTGAVWHHLTAYPDTTAPDQAERYLRALLTQAGYRPDEVRPPKEDQT from the coding sequence ATGGTCGAGTCGGCGACGCTGGCGTGGCGGGCGATGTGCGGCTCACCACCCCGGAAACCACGATGCAGACCGCCCGGGCGAGGCTGCGGCACTATGTACAATACGGAGCTGGTCTGTATTGTTATAGGTATGAGCGTGAGAAGGTCGAGTCCTGGGCGGCCACGCAGCAGGAGCGCTGACGCGGCGATCCTCGCCGCGGCCCTGGACCTACTCATCGACCGCGGCATCCCGTCGACGAGCGTGGAGCAGGTGGCCCGCCGGGCCGGTGTCACCCGGGCGACGGTGTACCGACGTTTCCCGGACAAGACCCGACTGCTGATCGCGGCCATCGAGTCCGCTTGGGGCGATCCACCGGTCGCACCAGAGATCACCGACATCGAACAGATGATCACCGGCTGGGCGGGGGTCCTCGCGCAACCGCGGCAACGCAGGCTCCTGCGACGCCTCTACGGTGCGGTCGACGACGATCCCGAACTCGCTGCCGCGTACCGCGAGCGGCTGGGCGGTGCGCGCGACCGGATGCGGCGCGACGCGATCGCCGCCACCCGCGACGCCGGCCGGCTACCGGGCGACACCGATCCCGAGGTCCTGCTGGACCTGTTGACGGGGGCGGTGTGGCATCACCTCACCGCCTACCCGGACACCACCGCACCGGATCAGGCCGAGCGGTACCTGCGCGCCCTGCTGACCCAGGCCGGTTACCGACCGGACGAAGTGCGACCGCCCAAGGAGGACCAGACGTGA